From a single Carassius carassius chromosome 8, fCarCar2.1, whole genome shotgun sequence genomic region:
- the znf706 gene encoding zinc finger protein 706 gives MARGHQKIQSQQKNAKKQAEIKKSKGHDQKTAAKAALVFTCGVCRSQMPDPKTFKQHFESKHPKSPLPPELEGVEA, from the exons ATGGCTCGTGGACACCAGAAAATCCAGTCTCAGCAGAAGAACGCCAAGAAGCAGGCAGAAATCAAGAAGTCCAAAGGCCACGACCAGAAGACGGCGGCGAAAGCGGCGCTGGTGTTCACGTGTGGCGTCTGCAGG TCGCAGATGCCAGATCCCAAGACCTTCAAGCAGCACTTTGAGAGCAAGCACCCCAAGAGCCCTCTTCCCCCAGAGCTGGAGGGTGTGGAGGCGTGA